The Argentina anserina chromosome 3, drPotAnse1.1, whole genome shotgun sequence genome includes a region encoding these proteins:
- the LOC126786513 gene encoding transcription factor DIVARICATA, which translates to MKLEMEILSPSSYFSASNWLLEETKSSKWTPAENKMFENALALHDRDTPDRWHKVAQMIPGKTVGDVVKQYKELEADVGKIEAGLVPIPGYGTSPFTLEWVNRHGYDGFKQTYGIGGKRGASARPADQERKKGVPWTEDEHKLFLMGLKKYGKGDWRNISRNFVVTRTPTQVASHAQKYFIRQHSGGKDKRRASIHDITTVNLSDTRTPSPDNKPLSPDHCHSAAFSQPNSARIPPFQWHQGGNGTNMAFGQAHGNMFMSNSHGIGSYGLNKSTVHESYYAPQNLSFQIQSAQHYPHG; encoded by the exons ATGAAGTTGGAAATGGAAATTCTCTCCCCTTCATCCTACTTCTCTGCTTCTAATTGGCTCCTTGAGGAGACCAAGAGCTCGAAATGGACTCCTGCTGAGAATAAGATGTTCGAAAACGCCTTGGCCCTGCACGACAGGGATACGCCGGACAGGTGGCACAAGGTGGCGCAGATGATACCTGGGAAGACTGTTGGAGATGTGGTGAAGCAGTACAAGGAGTTGGAAGCTGATGTGGGGAAAATCGAAGCGGGGTTGGTCCCTATTCCGGGGTATGGTACCTCTCCATTCACATTGGAATGGGTTAATAGACATGGATACGATGGATTCAAACAGACTTATGGGATTGGTGGCAAGAGAGGTGCTTCAGCTAGACCAGCTGATcaggaaagaaagaaaggagtTCCATGGACTGAGGATGAGCACAA GCTGTTTTTAATGGGACTGAAGAAGTACGGCAAAGGAGACTGGAGGAACATTTCTCGGAATTTCGTTGTAACTCGAACCCCCACTCAGGTGGCTAGTCATGCACAGAAGTACTTTATCAGGCAGCATTCCGGGGGAAAAGACAAGAGAAGAGCGAGCATACATGATATAACAACTGTGAATCTCAGTGACACCAGAACTCCATCTCCAGACAACAAGCCTCTCTCGCCGGATCACTGCCACTCTGCTGCCTTCTCTCAGCCAAATTCTGCTAGGATTCCGCCTTTCCAGTGGCATCAGGGCGGCAATGGCACAAACATGGCTTTCGGTCAGGCTCATGGGAACATGTTCATGTCCAACAGTCATGGGATTGGTTCTTATGGACTTAACAAAAGTACGGTTCATGAATCTTACTATGCACCTCAGAATTTGTCTTTTCAGATCCAATCGGCACAGCACTACCCCCATGGATGA